The Planifilum fulgidum sequence AAAAGACCCCCAACTTCAAGGGGCGGTGAGTCAGTCCGCCCCTTGAGGCGGGTGTGTTGGGCCATATGGTTTGAAAAAGGAGCGCCCGTCAAGGGGCGCTCGAGGCTGTTGACAAAGAAGGGTCAACAGCCTTTTTTGTTGAATTCGGAATAAAACAATTCCGAAGGAAGGTTTTTATATGTTCAGGACGAACCCATCCAGGGAATTTCAACCCGAAACAGTCAACATAGAAGACCTTGTTCCCCAAGATCACTTGCTTAGAAAAATCAATGAAACCATCGACTTTTCGTTTATCGCGGAAAAATGCCGCCCCTTGTATTGTCAAGATAATGGGCGTCCTTGCATCGATCCGGTCATGCTGTTCAAAATGCTTTTGATCGGTTATTTGTACGGAATTCGTTCGGAAAGACGCCTCATTGAGGAAATCCGGGTCAACATCGCC is a genomic window containing:
- a CDS encoding transposase; the encoded protein is MFRTNPSREFQPETVNIEDLVPQDHLLRKINETIDFSFIAEKCRPLYCQDNGRPCIDPVMLFKMLLIGYLYGIRSERRLIEEIRVNIA